The Watersipora subatra chromosome 1, tzWatSuba1.1, whole genome shotgun sequence genome has a window encoding:
- the LOC137404871 gene encoding carbohydrate sulfotransferase 11-like, translated as MASHDHSVAEHEESLQREDSSDGHRNMILVICIYIAKQPTEVSFGSLKYNRKNRRSADSKSSNVIGSAYLEINNKRVDLVRKYCADHASEFKKIYPDYNSLSSGVVNYVWMLSPHHQLFYCATPKCASTTWKSYLMEDQGIEINADTHIAAMKLSIRKQLSLRRPPYQHLTLLQFIDAANRMVIVRNPWARLVSFFQNKVTNSHWPLKKICIAYSKYPENITVTFEVFIDCLTESSRRRLWNIHIHPLTTLCAFCQMDYNIIVKMEELAEGEKFIKAKLNISDANIKYSPPRKGKYSNTYASYYKNISDEHIQQLQDIYGLDIELFGYPSSPFK; from the exons ATGGCTTCACATGATCACTCAG TTGCTGAGCATGAAGAGAGTCTACAGCGAGAAGACAGTAGTGATGGCCATCGTAACATG ATActggttatatgtatatatattgctaaGCAACCAACAGAAGTTAGCTTTGGATCTTTAAAATACAACCGAAAGAACAGACGATCAGCTGATTCAAAGAGCAGCAATGTCATAGGCTCCGCCTATTTAGAGATAAACAACAAACGAGTGGATTTAGTGAGAAAGTACTGCGCTGATCACGCCTCAGAATTTAAAAAGATCTACCCCGACTACAACAGCTTGTCATCAGGGGTAGTTAACTATGTCTGGATGCTGTCACCTCACCACCAACTTTTCTACTGCGCCACACCTAAGTGCGCAAGCACCACATGGAAGTCATACCTCATGGAGGACCAGGGCATAGAGATAAACGCGGATACGCATAT tgctGCTATGAAACTCAGTATAAGAAAACAATTATCTCTGAGAAGACCACCATACCAGCACTTGACCTTGCTGCAGTTTATTGATGCTGCCAACAGAATGGTAATTGTGAGAAATCCTTGGGCTAGATTGGTTTCATTCTTCCAAAACAAAGTCACCAATTCTCATTGGCCTTTGAAG AAAATCTGCATTGCCTACTCAAAATATCCGGAGAACATTACTGTTACATTTGAAGTGTTCATCGACTGCTTAACTGAGAGCTCAAGAAGACGACTCTGGAATATACATATTCATCCACTGACAACCTTGTGTGCTTTCTGTCAGATGGACTATAATATTATTG TGAAAATGGAAGAGTTGGCAGAAGGTGAAAAGTTCATAAAGGCAAAACTAAACATCAGCGATGCAAACATTAAATACAGTCCACCAAGGAAAGGAAAGTATAGCAACACCTATGCCTCCTACTATAAGAATATTAGCGATGAGCACATTCAGCAGCTACAGGACATCTATGGCTTGGACATAGAGTTATTTGGTTATCCTAGCTCTCCTTTTAAATAA
- the LOC137404942 gene encoding proline-rich protein 36-like has product MSRILPAVCFSISLPLSFLPFLSLSFPSSLFPSLPLSFLLFLYLSFPSSLFPSLPLSFLPFLSLSFPSSLFPSLPLSFLPFLYLSFPSSIFPSLPLSFLPFLSLFSSLPLSFPSSLFPSLPLSFLPFLSLSFPSSLFPSLPLSFLPFLYLSFPSSLFPSLPLSFLPFLSLSFPSSLFPSLPLSFFPFLSLSFPSSLFPSLPLSFLPFLSLSFPSSLFPSLPLSFLPFLSLSFPSSLFPSLPLSFLPFLYLSFPSSIFPSLPLSFLPFLSLSFPSSLFPSLPLSFLPFLSLSFPSSLFPSLPLAFLPFLSLSFSSSIFPSLPLSFLPFLSLSLPPSFSLSLFFYSFLLSFMFATNI; this is encoded by the coding sequence ATGTCACGTATTCTCCCAGCAGTCTGTTTTAGCATCTCTCTTCCTCTTTCTTTCCTTCCCttcctctctctttccttcccttcctctctctttccttcccttcctctctctttccttctcttCCTCTATCTTTCCTTCCCttcctctctctttccttcccttcctctctctttccttcccttcctctctctttccttcccttcctctctctttccttcccttcctctctctttccttcCCTTCCTCTATCTTTCCTTCCCTTCCTCTATCTTTCCTTCCCTTCCTCTATCTTTCCTTCCCTTCCTCTCTCTATTTTCTTCCCTTCCTCTTTCCTTCCCttcctctctctttccttcccttcctctctctttccttcccttcctctctctttccttcccttcctctctctttccttcccttcctctctctttccttcCCTTCCTCTATCTTTCCTTCCCttcctctctctttccttcccttcctctctctttccttcccttcctctctctttccttcCCTTCCTCTCTATTTCCTTCCcttcctctctctttctttcccttcctctctctttccttcccttcctctctctttccttctcttCCTCTATCTTTCCTTCCCttcctctctctttccttcccttcctctctctttccttcccttcctctctctttccttcccttcctctctctttccttcccttcctctctctttccttcCCTTCCTCTATCTTTCCTTCCCTTCCTCTATCTTTCCTTCCCTTCCTCTATCTTTCCTTCCCttcctctctctttccttcccttcctctctctttccttcccttcctctctctttccttcccttcctctctctttccttcccttcctctctctttccttcccttcctctctctttccttcCCTTCCTCTCGCTTTCCTTCCCttcctctctctttccttctcttCCTCTATCTTTCCTTCCCttcctctctctttccttcccttcctctccctctctctccctccctctttctccctctctctctttttttattcatttcttCTTTCATTTATGTTCGCGAccaatatatga